In Planococcus shixiaomingii, the DNA window CTACACGGTGGCGAGAACGATATTCGACCAAGCCGTTTTTCATATGCTCCCGTACACGCCGTTCAAACGGGGCTACAATTCCAGGACCCGTTCCCCAGACAATGTGAAATCGCGGCACCGAATTGCCATGCCCTTCCGCTAAATAGCCGCCGCGTTCTGCCCATCCAACCACCGGAAAAAATTTAATCCCCATGGCTGCCAACCAGGCTCGTTTTTCCCCTGCCGCAAAATTTACGTAAGCCTCTGCCCATTTCTTGCCCCAGTAATCTTCATCCGCTTCTTTATCAAAACCGGCTGCCCCAAGCCAGTCCTGCCAAGCAAGATCTTTTGAATCTTTAATGCCCATCCTGCGCTGTTCTGGCGTATTGATCAGAAACAAGCCACCGAATGACCACCAGGCCTGGCCGCCAAAAGAAGCTTCTGGTTCCTGATCCAGCAGCAGAACTCTCTTGCCCGCATCTGCAATTTCAGCAGTTGCCACTAGCCCCGCCAATCCCGCTCCCACTACGATTGCATCAAAACCCATCCTTACATCCCCTTTTGTTTTGAATATTCATTCTTCTCACTTTATCCTAGCAGAAGGATTTGGAATATTATAGGCATTTTTCTGCTATTCCAAAAACAGCTAGAAAAAAGTGCAGGCAAAATAAAAGCAGGTTCATTGCCATTTCGAGGCGGCCTGAACCAGCTTTTATTTAATAGAAATTGACGTGTTATTTTCTACACGCACTATTTTTGTTTCTACCTGCACTTTTTTGATTTCTACCTGCACACTTGAAAACCCTACCTGCATATCCACACTTCCAACACGCGCTCGCTTACTTTTTCTTCAACGGAATCCAGATCTCCGAATAATAATCCGCACTGTAAGCATCACCAGGTGGATAAACTTCCAACTCCGCAGTGCCTGCCGGTTCGTATGAGTTGGAAGGAAACCATTCCGCGTAAATTTGTTTCCAAACTTTTTGCATAGCTTGGGGCATAGCTCCTTGTACTTCGAAAACCACCCATTTTGAAGCAGGAATTTCGAGTTTTGACAATCCTTCCGCAACTTCGCCTTCATGCGCTGCCGCAATCCAATAATCCATCGTTTTGCTGTCCTTGAAATCGGCACATACGCCCAACAACGCTTTCAATTCGCCATTATTTTGCTGAAGCAACAAATCGCTTGTGCCGTCTGAATTCGCATCCATCCACATTTTTGGAATGCCTGCCTGATTTTCCTCCATAGCCATAGAGAAATTACGTTTAATCCCTACTACTTCAAACCCTTCTTTTTCGACAATTTTGTAATTCATCGGTTCTGCTCCTCTCAAATTCACCTGGATCGCCAGGCGGTTATAGGATTGCAACTTACCAATATTTTTTCGCGCTTCGCTCGGCGTAACTCCATGCTGCCTGCGAAACGCTTTCGTAAAAGCTTCGGGAGTGTCATAACCGTATTTGTAGGCAAGATTGATAACTTTAGCATTGCTGCTTACCAATTCATGGGCCGCCAGCGTCAATCGCCTTCTTCGAAGGTATTCTCCAACTGCCATGTCTGTCAGTATGGAAAATGTGCGCTGAAAATGGAACACCGACGAGTTCGCCTCTTTTGCAATATCTTCGATTGTCACTTTCTCCGTTAAATTTTCTTCCATATAGTCGATTGCCTGCTGCAACGATTCCA includes these proteins:
- a CDS encoding AraC family transcriptional regulator; this translates as MGWVESLQQAIDYMEENLTEKVTIEDIAKEANSSVFHFQRTFSILTDMAVGEYLRRRRLTLAAHELVSSNAKVINLAYKYGYDTPEAFTKAFRRQHGVTPSEARKNIGKLQSYNRLAIQVNLRGAEPMNYKIVEKEGFEVVGIKRNFSMAMEENQAGIPKMWMDANSDGTSDLLLQQNNGELKALLGVCADFKDSKTMDYWIAAAHEGEVAEGLSKLEIPASKWVVFEVQGAMPQAMQKVWKQIYAEWFPSNSYEPAGTAELEVYPPGDAYSADYYSEIWIPLKKK